One Aegilops tauschii subsp. strangulata cultivar AL8/78 chromosome 7, Aet v6.0, whole genome shotgun sequence genomic window carries:
- the LOC109771859 gene encoding uncharacterized protein has product MTTAARPTWAPAKGGNEQGGTRIFGPSGKYSSRDLAAHTSLKPRKEGQQTQEEVQKRNLRDELEERERKHFSSKDKSYVDERDRRKSSSLLLEGSKRDEDKIVPREIDADDSDVELKSDDESDDDDDDDDTEALMAELERIKKERAEDRLRKERQQAEEEAKMKEAELMRGNPLINMNNSGSFNVKRRWDDDVVFKNQARGETKTPKRFINDTIRSDFHRKFLHRYMK; this is encoded by the exons atgaCGACGGCGGCGCGGCCGACGTGGGCGCCGGCGAAGGGCGGGAACGAGCAGGGCGGCACGCGCATCTTCGGGCCCTCCGGGAAGTACTCCTCCCGCGACCTCGCCGCCCACACCTCCCTCAAGCCCAG AAAAGAGGGACAACAAACTCAAGAGGAGGTACAGAAGAGGAATCTTAGGGATGAACTTGAGGAGCGTGAACGCAAGCACTTCTCATCCAAGGATAAGTCCTATGTTG ACGAGAGGGACCGGCGAAAAAGTTCAAGCCTGCTCTTAGAAG GTTCAAAACGGGATGAGGATAAGATAGTTCCACGTGAAATTGATGCAGATGACTCTGATGTGGAACTCAAAAGTGATGATGAAAG CgacgatgatgacgacgacgatgacacTGAGGCACTAATGGCGGAGCTTGAAAGGATTAAAAAAGAAAGAGCTGAGGACAGGCTTAGAAAG GAGCGTCAGCAAGCAGAAGAAGAGGCCAAGATGAAGGAGGCTGAGCTGATGCGAGGAAACCCACTGATCAATATGAATAACTCCGGTTCCTTCAATGTGAAGAGAAG GTGGGATGATGATGTTGTATTCAAGAACCAGGCTCGTGGAGAGACCAAGACACCGAAACGGTTCATCAACGATACCATCAGAAGTGATTTCCATCGCAAGTTTCTGCATAGGTACATGAAGTGA
- the LOC123494798 gene encoding uncharacterized protein — MAARPITVLIFTFLLSLHTASPALVGEEDDRSVLLVFKAGVSGDPKGALAGWGSPDVCNWTGVACDTEHHVVKLILSEQELSGKVSFALGNLSHLRTLNLSGNHFTGSVPPELGNLSYLKFLDVSSNTLTGTVPPELGNLSCLKFLNMSSNMLTQAVPPELGNLSRLKFLDVSSNTLTGMVAPELGNLSRLSILDLSENVLSGVVPQELGKLSRLTQLSLNRNQLEGSIPVELSRIQHLLYLNLGDNNLSGHIPSAIFCNLSALNYIDMSSNFLDGEIPIRADCPLPELTSLVLWSNKLNGSIPRSLSNSTKLQWLLLQTNFLTGELPSDDMFSGMRSLEYLYLSSNFLANSRNNTNLEPFFASLTNCTGLKELSIARNNIAGTIPPVIGRLSPGLMQLHLQLNRIFGPIPANIANLTNLNTLNLSHNLLNGSIPQGITNMRQLERLHLSNNLLSGDIPSSLGMIPWLGHVNFSQNRLTGAIPPSIVQCVMMQNLDLSYNMLQGQIPAGLSRLSGLLNLNLAGNLLSGAIPVTLGEMVRLQLLNLSSNKLSGTIPSQLGSCIELKYLDVSCNGLTGTLPQSLEKVASLVRVNFSYNDFSGEVPSGGAFAGFRADAFLGNDRLCAGTASMTPGLARCSGAKRNHLHNRQVVLLVVGIVASFTMAIIGLAVLDPKNGGGEVSRSFKRECGVLRRTRHRNLVRVVTTCTQPDFHAIVLPLMTNGSLESHLYPRDGGPGRGMDLAWLVAIAGDIAEGLTYLHHYAPVRVVHCDLKPSNVLLDDDMMAVVADFGIARLVKDMGDDDNTGSADPCNSTAGLLQGSVGYIAPEYGLGGHPSTEGDVYSFGVMLLEMITRKRPTDVLFQEGLTLHGWVRRHHPHDLTAIIARPWLAATDAMLSVAQANNVVIELMDLGIACTQHSPPARPTMVDVCRAIALLKDSSSS; from the exons ATGGCCGCCAGACCAATCACGGTCCTCATCTTCACATTTCTCCTCTCCCTCCACACCGCAAGCCCGGCTCTCGTCGGGGAAGAGGATGACCGCTCCGTGCTTTTAGTCTTCAAGGCCGGCGTGTCCGGCGACCCCAAGGGAGCGCTCGCTGGCTGGGGTTCGCCGGACGTATGCAACTGGACCGGTGTCGCTTGCGACACGGAGCATCATGTTGTCAAGTTAATACTAAGTGAACAAGAGCTCTCTGGCAAGGTCTCGTTCGCGCTTGGCAACCTCTCCCACCTCAGGACGCTCAACCTCTCTGGCAACCACTTCACTGGAAGCGTCCCGCCGGAGCTCGGCAACCTCTCCTACCTTAAGTTTCTGGACGTGTCCTCGAACACGCTCACCGGGACGGTTCCGCCGGAGCTTGGCAACCTCTCCTGCCTAAAGTTTCTCAACATGTCGTCGAACATGCTCACCCAGGCGGTCCCTCCGGAGCTCGGCAACCTATCCCGCCTCAAGTTTCTAGACGTGTCGTCGAACACGCTCACCGGGATGGTCGCACCGGAGCTCGGCAACCTCTCGAGACTCAGCATCCTCGATCTCTCCGAGAACGTCCTCTCCGGGGTGGTGCCGCAGGAGCTCGGGAAGCTTTCTCGGCTGACGCAACTCAGCCTCAACAGAAACCAGTTGGAGGGATCGATTCCGGTGGAGCTCTCGCGTATTCAGCACTTGTTATACCTCAATCTCGGCGACAACAACCTCTCCGGGCATATCCCGTCTGCTATCTTCTGCAACCTCTCTGCCTTGAACTACATTGATATGTCGTCCAACTTTCTAGACGGCGAGATCCCCATCCGAGCGGATTGCCCACTCCCCGAGCTGACGTCCCTTGTGTTGTGGTCCAACAAACTCAATGGCAGCATCCCCCGCTCGCTGTCAAACTCGACGAAGCTCCAATGGCTGCTACTACAGACGAACTTCCTCACCGGCGAGCTGCCGTCGGATGACATGTTCAGCGGCATGAGGAGCCTCGAGTATTTGTACCTATCGTCCAACTTCCTCGCGAACTCGCGGAACAATACCAACCTTGAGCCGTTCTTCGCCTCACTTACCAACTGCACCGGCCTAAAGGAGCTCAGCATCGCTAGGAATAACATTGCCGGCACGATCCCACCTGTCATCGGTCGCCTCTCTCCCGGCCTCATGCAGCTCCACCTTCAACTTAATAGAATCTTTGGCCCGATCCCGGCAAACATCGCCAACCTCACTAACCTCAACACCCTCAACCTCTCACATAACCTCCTCAACGGCTCCATCCCACAGGGCATCACCAACATGCGGCAGCTCGAGCGGCTGCACCTCTCAAACAACCTGCTCTCCGGTGATATCCCGTCGTCCCTAGGCATGATCCCATGGCTCGGGCACGTCAATTTTTCGCAGAACCGGCTCACCGGCGCCATTCCTCCGAGCATAGTGCAGTGTGTGATGATGCAAAATCTTGACCTCTCCTACAACATGTTGCAAGGCCAGATCCCAGCTGGCTTGTCTAGGCTGAGCGGACTGCTCAACCTCAACCTTGCCGGCAACCTGCTGTCTGGCGCGATCCCCGTGACCCTGGGCGAGATGGTTAGGCTGCAATTGCTTAACCTGTCCTCAAACAAGCTCTCCGGCACGATCCCGTCACAGCTCGGCAGCTGCATCGAGCTCAAGTACCTCGACGTGTCCTGCAATGGCCTCACGGGGACCCTCCCTCAATCCTTGGAGAAGGTGGCGTCGCTGGTGCGTGTTAACTTTTCATACAACGACTTCTCGGGCGAGGTGCCGAGCGGCGGGGCCTTTGCAGGGTTTCGGGCGGACGCGTTCCTCGGCAATGACAGACTGTGTGCGGGGACAGCGTCGATGACGCCTGGGTTGGCAAGGTGCAGCGGCGCGAAGCGCAACCATCTCCATAACCGGCAAGTGGTGTTGCTCGTCGTCGGCATAGTCGCGAGCTTCACGATGGCAATCATTGGGCTGGCC GTGCTCGACCCAAAGAACGGAGGCGGCGAGGTCTCCCGGAGCTTCAAGCGGGAGTGCGGTGTGCTGAGGCGGACGCGGCACAGGAACCTGGTGCGCGTGGTCACCACGTGCACCCAGCCGGACTTCCACGCCATCGTGCTCCCGCTGATGACAAATGGTAGCCTCGAGAGCCACCTCTACCCGCGTGACGGCGGCCCCGGACGTGGCATGGACCTCGCATGGCTGGTTGCCATCGCCGGCGACATAGCCGAGGGGCTCACCTACCTGCATCACTACGCACCCGTCCGCGTCGTACACTGCGACCTTAAGCCCAGCAACGTGCTCCTAGATGACGACATGATGGCCGTCGTGGCCGACTTCGGCATCGCGCGGCTGGTCAAGGACATGGGGGACGACGACAACACAGGCTCTGCTGATCCCTGCAACTCCACTGCCGGATTGTTGCAAGGCTCCGTGGGCTACATCGCACCAG AGTACGGACTAGGAGGCCATCCTTCGACAGAAGGCGACGTGTACAGCTTTGGCGTGATGCTACTAGAGATGATCACCCGGAAGCGCCCGACCGATGTGCTCTTCCAAGAGGGGCTCACGTTGCATGGCTGGGTGAGGCGGCACCACCCTCATGACCTCACCGCCATCATCGCACGACCATGGTTGGCGGCCACGGACGCGATGTTGTCGGTGGCACAAGCGAACAACGTCGTCATCGAGCTGATGGACCTTGGGATCGCGTGCACTCAGCACTCACCGCCGGCGCGGCCCACCATGGTGGATGTGTGCCGCGCGATCGCCCTCCTCAAGGATTCGTCTTCTTCCTGA